One Chionomys nivalis chromosome 4, mChiNiv1.1, whole genome shotgun sequence genomic region harbors:
- the LOC130873974 gene encoding prostate and testis expressed protein 14-like produces MGKHFLLLLLGLSLVVGFLQALTCLQCDRLNSDGECEKGESTCEAKEGQECGIMVVSKGHDILFGQQDCSSNCLNKTFTHYNLTLDFTCCNDQSLCNEF; encoded by the exons ATGGGGAAGcacttcctcctgctcctgctgggcCTCTCCCTAGTGGTGGGCTTCCTGCAAG cTCTGACATGCTTGCAGTGTGACAGGCTAAACTCCGACGGAGagtgtgagaaaggagaaagcacgTGTGAGGCTAAAGAAGGCCAGGAATGTGGCATAATGGTAGTGTCTAAAG GTCATGATATCCTGTTTGGGCAGCAGGATTGTTCTTCTAATTGCTTAAATAAGACTTTCACACATTATAACCTCACACTGGACTTTACATGTTGCAACGACCAATCTTTGTGTAATGAGTTTTAG